From one Ictalurus punctatus breed USDA103 chromosome 20, Coco_2.0, whole genome shotgun sequence genomic stretch:
- the mb21d2 gene encoding nucleotidyltransferase MB21D2 has translation MSAGRLLRMRSVLRLGAGRGSRAVNEEEAPERRPAVSMVKMAAPVLSGRSGSASSSSSPTAAANYTINNRLVCAPELDFRSGTRMDELNRLIQEFSKHDQREYDDQRALEIHTAKDFIFSMLGMVQKLDQKLPVANEYLLLSGGVRDGVVDMDLDELGVYNRGSDYDMAFTLLVPALKLHDRNQPVTLDMRHSALGHSWLSLRLFDEGTITRWRDCCMMADHINGTTNYFFSPTLVADWFQEAVALVLAEVQRKPQRGMPRVERVERHNTLLSMILGVGSSRMLYDIVPVVSFKGWPAVAQSWLMENHFWDGKITEEEVISGFYLLPACSVSGRRENEWRLSFARSEVQLKKCISPGLMQAYQACKAIIVKMLAQPMVVGPYHLRSIMLWACDRLPANYLAQEDFAAHFLLGLIDDLQHCLVNKSCPNYFIPQCNMLEHLCDETAMFHARKLALVRSDPAEHLRATIEQAKSANRLTQEMQRRGSSSGLPSPQTDASSSDHQQPDDRLAKKLQQLVTENPGKSISVFINPDDVSRPHFRIDDKFF, from the exons ATGTCAGCAGGCAGGCTgttgcgcatgcgcagtgtgctCCGGCTCGGGGCAGGGCGCGGATCGCGCGCGGTGAATGAAGAGGAGGCACCGGAGCGGCGGCCTGCTGTTTCTATGGTGAAGATGGCGGCGCCTGTGCTGAGCGGCCGGAGCGGATCAgcgagcagcagcagcagcccgACCGCTGCGGCCAACTACACCATCAACAACCGGCTCGTCTGCGCGCCCGAGCTCGATTTCAGGTCCGGAACCAGAATGGACGAACTGAACCGACTCATTCAGGAATTCAGCAAACACGACCAGCGCGAGTACGACGACCAGCGCGCGCTGGAGATCCACACGGCCAAGGACTTCATCTTCTCCATGCTCG GCATGGTGCAGAAGCTGGACCAGAAGTTGCCGGTTGCTAACGAGTACCTGCTTTTGTCGGGTGGAGTTCGTGATGGCGTCGTGGACATGGATCTGGATGAACTGGGAGTGTATAACCGTGGCTCAGACTACGACATGGCCTTCACTTTGCTGGTCCCTGCACTGAAGTTGCACGACCGCAACCAGCCCGTCACGCTGGACATGCGTCACTCGGCACTGGGCCACTCCTGGCTCAGCCTGCGGTTATTCGACGAAGGCACCATTACACGCTGGAGGGACTGCTGCATGATGGCAGACCACATAAACGGCACCACTAACTACTTCTTCTCACCCACCCTGGTGGCCGACTGGTTCCAGGAAGCGGTGGCGCTGGTGCTGGCCGAGGTACAGCGCAAGCCGCAGCGAGGAATGCCGAGGGTGGAACGGGTGGAGCGCCACAACACACTTCTCTCGATGATCCTTGGTGTGGGAAGCAGCCGTATGCTGTATGACATTGTACCGGTGGTGTCGTTCAAAGGTTGGCCTGCGGTCGCTCAAAGCTGGCTGATGGAGAACCACTTCTGGGATGGGAAGATCACAGAGGAGGAGGTCATAAGTGGTTTCTACCTGCTTCCCGCTTGCTCGGTTTCCGGTCGAAGGGAAAACGAATGGCGGCTATCCTTCGCCCGCAGTGAGGTTCAGCTAAAGAAGTGCATCTCACCAGGCCTCATGCAGGCATACCAAGCCTGTAAGGCTATTATTGTCAAGATGCTTGCTCAACCTATGGTTGTTGGCCCCTACCACTTGCGCAGCATAATGCTGTGGGCCTGTGACCGCCTGCCAGCAAACTACTTGGCACAAGAAGACTTTGCTGCCCACTTTTTGCTGGGTCTCATCGATGACCTGCAGCACTGCCTTGTCAACAAGAGCTGCCCCAATTATTTCATCCCACAGTGCAACATGTTGGAGCACTTGTGCGACGAGACGGCGATGTTTCACGCCCGCAAACTCGCGCTGGTGCGCTCTGACCCGGCCGAACACCTTCGCGCTACCATCGAGCAAGCTAAGAGTGCTAACCGTTTGACGCAAGAAATGCAGAGGCGTGGAAGTTCCTCTGGTCTGCCTTCACCGCAAACCGACGCTTCCTCGTCCGATCACCAACAACCCGATGACCGACTAGCCAAAAAACTCCAACAACTGGTCACCGAGAACCCAGGGAAGTCCATCTCGGTGTTCATCAACCCGGATGATGTCTCACGTCCACACTTCCGCATCGACGATAAGTTCTTCTAA